The Pseudomonas triclosanedens genome has a window encoding:
- a CDS encoding stage II sporulation protein M: MKQAVFEQRYQGSWKRFGKRLEQLESGKRQEASDRPDEFAADYRRICQQLALAQERGYSSHLIDHLQQLAMRGHQQFYRHRSHLGTRILGFITAGFPRLVREEWRFILVASLLFYGSALLMGLLTYHFPDLVYSVMAPERVAEMESMYSPEARRLGPMSERDTGDDWQMFAFYIMNNIGIAFQTFASGLLFCLGSLFFLFFNGLMIGSVAGHLTQVGYIETFWSFVIGHGAFELTAITFAGAAGLKLGWALLAPGRLSRIDALRYAASRAVQLVGGVILLLLIAAFVEGYWSSTTQVSATVKYIVGAVLWLLVGGYFILVGRASHAPD, translated from the coding sequence ATGAAGCAGGCCGTATTCGAGCAGCGCTACCAGGGCTCCTGGAAGCGTTTCGGCAAGCGCCTGGAACAACTGGAAAGCGGCAAGCGCCAGGAAGCGTCCGACCGCCCCGATGAGTTCGCCGCAGACTATCGGCGTATCTGCCAGCAACTTGCACTGGCCCAGGAGCGCGGCTATAGCAGCCACCTGATCGACCATCTGCAGCAACTGGCCATGCGCGGACACCAGCAGTTCTATCGTCATCGCAGCCATCTCGGCACTCGTATCCTCGGCTTCATCACCGCAGGATTTCCGCGCTTGGTGCGCGAAGAGTGGCGCTTCATCCTGGTCGCCAGCCTGCTGTTCTACGGCAGCGCGCTGCTCATGGGCCTGCTGACCTACCACTTCCCCGACCTGGTCTACAGCGTCATGGCACCCGAACGCGTCGCCGAGATGGAGTCCATGTACTCCCCGGAAGCACGGCGCCTGGGCCCGATGAGCGAACGGGACACCGGCGATGACTGGCAGATGTTCGCGTTCTACATCATGAACAACATCGGCATCGCGTTTCAGACCTTCGCCAGCGGGCTGCTGTTCTGCCTGGGCAGCCTGTTCTTCCTGTTTTTCAACGGCCTGATGATCGGCTCGGTAGCGGGACACCTGACGCAGGTTGGCTACATCGAAACCTTCTGGTCTTTCGTGATCGGCCACGGCGCCTTCGAACTGACCGCCATCACCTTCGCCGGAGCCGCCGGGCTGAAACTCGGTTGGGCATTGCTGGCGCCCGGTCGCCTCAGCCGCATCGACGCCTTGCGCTACGCAGCCTCACGGGCCGTACAACTGGTGGGGGGAGTGATCCTGCTACTGCTGATCGCCGCCTTCGTCGAAGGCTACTGGTCGTCGACCACTCAAGTATCAGCCACCGTGAAGTACATCGTCGGTGCAGTCCTCTGGCTGCTGGTCGGCGGCTATTTCATCCTTGTCGGACGGGCCAGCCATGCGCCTGACTGA
- a CDS encoding DUF4350 domain-containing protein, with protein MKRPYVALITAAVLLMLGAVGYYLYTHLKPYPETVELGPSPEVRANAYLAAETYLRGRGLKVSTAKGLEGLDRLPSEGQTLILLGSRENLTPAQSSRLLDWASRGGRLIVTAERLWDEDQGKSGDLLLDRLGVQQFLTEDLDKDQEKDGPPAKDAGADEASHTDTEEPTEPLEESSGNAEEDDPYPLLTKLYLENERAPAYIDFDTDYHLFDSKNLAYAWANSSDSTHLLQLQHGKGLVTVLTDNWIWQNDQLSDYDNAWLLWYLTQDSAVTLVYRADGESLATLLGRYFPHALVALALLIALTLWRQGLRQGPLQSSPVPGRRQLEEHLRAGADFVLRQRGQIALLQGLQRDILRRARQRQPGFERLPVAEQWQTLGRMTRLPVTAISQAMRPYSQQRMAIAEFTRQVANLQSLRNAL; from the coding sequence ATGAAGCGTCCCTACGTTGCGCTGATCACCGCCGCCGTCCTGCTCATGCTGGGCGCAGTGGGCTACTACCTCTATACCCATCTCAAACCGTACCCGGAGACCGTCGAACTCGGCCCGTCCCCGGAAGTTCGCGCCAACGCCTACCTGGCCGCGGAAACCTACCTGCGCGGGCGCGGCCTGAAGGTCAGCACCGCCAAGGGCCTGGAAGGGCTGGATCGGTTGCCGAGCGAAGGCCAGACCCTGATCCTGCTGGGCAGCCGCGAAAACCTCACACCGGCCCAGAGCAGCCGGCTGCTCGATTGGGCGTCCCGCGGCGGACGCCTGATAGTGACCGCCGAGCGGCTGTGGGACGAGGACCAGGGCAAGAGCGGCGACCTGCTGCTCGACCGCCTGGGCGTCCAGCAATTCCTCACCGAAGACCTCGACAAGGACCAGGAAAAAGACGGCCCTCCGGCCAAGGACGCTGGCGCGGACGAAGCCAGCCACACCGACACCGAGGAGCCGACAGAGCCTCTGGAAGAATCGTCTGGCAATGCCGAGGAAGACGATCCCTACCCGCTGCTGACCAAACTCTACCTGGAAAACGAACGGGCACCGGCCTACATCGACTTCGACACCGACTACCACCTGTTCGACTCGAAGAACCTCGCCTACGCCTGGGCCAACAGCTCCGACTCCACCCACCTGCTGCAACTGCAGCATGGCAAGGGTCTGGTCACCGTGCTTACCGACAACTGGATCTGGCAGAACGACCAGCTCAGCGACTACGACAACGCCTGGCTGCTCTGGTACCTGACCCAGGACAGCGCCGTCACCCTGGTCTACCGCGCCGACGGTGAAAGCCTCGCCACCCTGCTTGGCCGCTACTTCCCCCACGCCCTGGTCGCCCTCGCCCTGCTCATTGCCCTGACGCTCTGGCGCCAGGGACTGCGCCAAGGCCCGCTGCAATCCAGTCCAGTCCCCGGACGCCGGCAACTGGAAGAACATCTGCGCGCCGGCGCCGACTTCGTTCTCCGCCAGCGTGGCCAGATCGCCCTGTTGCAAGGTCTGCAGCGCGACATCCTGCGCCGCGCACGGCAGCGCCAGCCCGGTTTCGAACGCCTGCCGGTCGCCGAACAATGGCAAACGCTCGGCCGCATGACGCGGCTGCCGGTCACCGCCATCAGCCAGGCCATGCGCCCCTACTCGCAGCAACGCATGGCCATCGCCGAATTCACCCGCCAGGTCGCCAACCTGCAAAGCCTCAGGAATGCCCTATGA
- a CDS encoding DUF4124 domain-containing protein, with amino-acid sequence MRALWLCAWFFPLLATAEIYRWTDEQGKVHFSETPPPGAQRIEVKPQVVERDDATREREERTRRFYDARRDEQAAAQQKAAEQQATQDAQCDRLRHNLSTLSHGGRYFTQGSDGERTYYSDAQIDAARRSLEARLAEGCR; translated from the coding sequence ATGCGCGCCCTGTGGCTCTGCGCCTGGTTTTTCCCGCTGCTGGCGACCGCCGAGATCTATCGCTGGACCGACGAACAGGGAAAGGTGCATTTCAGCGAAACCCCACCGCCGGGAGCGCAACGCATCGAGGTGAAGCCGCAGGTCGTCGAGCGTGATGACGCGACCCGCGAGCGTGAGGAGCGCACCCGCCGGTTCTACGATGCACGCCGTGACGAACAGGCCGCCGCCCAGCAGAAAGCTGCCGAGCAACAGGCCACGCAGGATGCCCAGTGTGATCGTCTGCGCCACAATCTGAGCACGCTCAGCCACGGTGGACGGTATTTCACGCAGGGCAGTGACGGTGAACGAACCTATTACAGCGATGCACAGATCGACGCCGCTCGTCGCTCCCTTGAGGCGCGACTGGCGGAAGGTTGTCGTTAG
- a CDS encoding DUF58 domain-containing protein, which produces MKPSRALLALLGTLLAIAIALGSADALGSPAPALLARLWWGALCALLLLALIDALWLRRLPSPRLERQLSGNLPLGRWSEVRLQLHHSYTQAQRITVFDHLPAGMEFEHLPQVVELRPGEQTELGYRVRPLSRGHFVFPRCELELASPLRLWKGRRYLEKRDETRVYPDFARIYGAELMAVDHWLNRIGVRAGQRRGLGLEFHQLREFRDGDTLRQIDWKATARKRTPIAREYQDERDQQILFLLDCGRRMRSHDGDLSHFDHALNASLLLAYVALRQGDAVGLMTFAGNQQRHLPPAKGSAQLSTLLNGVYDLDSSQRPADYSAAVQAVLTRQRRRALVVIITNLRDEDDEDLVAAVKRLGRQHRVLVASLREEVLDRLRQAPVEGYEQALAYCGTVDYLNARAGLHEKLIAHGVPVLDARPNQLGPELVSRYLGWKKAGAL; this is translated from the coding sequence ATGAAGCCATCGCGCGCCCTTCTCGCGCTGCTCGGAACCCTGCTGGCCATCGCCATCGCGCTGGGCAGTGCAGACGCCCTGGGCTCTCCGGCCCCGGCACTGCTCGCGCGGCTATGGTGGGGAGCCTTGTGCGCCCTGCTCCTGCTGGCGCTGATCGATGCCTTGTGGCTGCGTCGCCTGCCTTCGCCGCGCCTGGAACGACAACTGAGCGGCAACCTGCCGCTGGGGCGCTGGAGTGAAGTTCGCCTGCAATTGCACCATAGCTACACGCAGGCGCAACGGATCACGGTATTCGATCACCTGCCCGCCGGCATGGAGTTCGAACACCTGCCACAGGTGGTGGAGCTGCGCCCCGGCGAGCAGACGGAACTGGGCTATCGCGTACGGCCGTTATCGCGCGGACACTTCGTCTTCCCGCGCTGCGAACTGGAACTCGCAAGCCCGCTGCGCCTCTGGAAAGGGCGTCGCTACCTGGAGAAGCGCGACGAAACCCGCGTCTATCCCGATTTCGCGCGTATCTATGGCGCCGAGCTGATGGCCGTCGACCACTGGCTGAATCGCATAGGCGTGCGGGCCGGCCAGCGTCGCGGCCTCGGCCTGGAGTTCCATCAATTGCGCGAATTCCGCGATGGCGACACCTTGCGCCAGATCGACTGGAAGGCCACGGCGCGCAAGCGCACGCCAATCGCTCGCGAGTACCAGGACGAGCGCGACCAGCAGATTCTCTTCCTGCTCGACTGCGGCCGCCGCATGCGCAGTCACGATGGCGACCTGTCGCATTTCGACCATGCGCTCAATGCCAGCCTGCTCCTGGCCTATGTCGCCTTGCGCCAGGGCGACGCGGTGGGCCTGATGACCTTTGCCGGCAACCAGCAACGCCACCTGCCACCGGCCAAGGGCAGCGCACAGTTGAGCACGCTGCTCAATGGCGTCTATGACCTCGATAGCAGCCAGCGGCCAGCGGATTACTCCGCTGCGGTCCAGGCGGTGCTCACACGCCAGCGGCGGCGGGCACTGGTGGTGATCATCACCAACCTGCGCGACGAGGACGACGAAGACCTGGTGGCCGCGGTGAAACGCCTGGGCCGGCAACATCGCGTACTGGTAGCCAGCCTGCGCGAAGAGGTGCTCGACCGGCTGCGGCAGGCGCCAGTGGAAGGTTACGAGCAAGCGCTGGCCTATTGCGGCACGGTGGATTACCTGAACGCCCGCGCCGGGCTGCATGAAAAGCTCATCGCCCACGGCGTGCCCGTGCTGGATGCCCGGCCCAACCAGCTAGGGCCGGAACTGGTCAGCCGCTACCTGGGCTGGAAGAAAGCCGGGGCGCTGTAG
- a CDS encoding tol-pal system YbgF family protein: MRTLSIVLLVLSVTGCTSWSMNYHLNNAYRSYKSGDCERVMLELSETERKSRARPWLQPEISMLRGQCLERQKFFVDAAQTYQFIIARYPTSEYAYRAKARLETLRLNGRLPGDTARSYSAQP; this comes from the coding sequence ATGCGAACCCTTTCCATCGTGCTGCTGGTGCTGAGTGTTACCGGTTGCACCAGTTGGTCGATGAATTACCACCTGAACAACGCCTATCGCTCGTACAAGAGCGGCGATTGCGAGCGGGTGATGCTCGAACTGTCGGAAACCGAGCGCAAGAGCCGCGCGCGCCCCTGGCTGCAGCCGGAAATATCGATGTTGCGCGGGCAGTGTCTGGAGCGGCAGAAATTTTTCGTCGACGCCGCACAGACCTATCAGTTCATCATCGCCCGCTACCCGACCAGCGAGTATGCTTACCGGGCCAAGGCGCGGCTGGAAACGCTGCGCCTCAACGGCCGTCTGCCCGGCGACACCGCGCGCAGCTATTCTGCGCAGCCCTGA
- a CDS encoding RDD family protein, with amino-acid sequence MDTRYHVETPEGIDLLLRPAGVIPRALAYLIDLGIRLLAMFALFMLLAFLGQIGTGLGLLLTFITTWWYMVLFEVLNQGRSPGKQMMGLRVVHDDGTPIGWSASLLRNLLRFADILPFGYTLGLLSCLSNPAFKRLGDLAAGTLVIYRDPPPSRPQLPETAPELAPWPLSLEEQRAVMSFAERAGNLSAARREELAGILAEPLGVEHDHAEARLNAIASGLLGNGRGLA; translated from the coding sequence CTGGATACCCGCTACCACGTGGAGACCCCGGAGGGGATCGACCTGTTGCTGCGTCCAGCCGGCGTCATTCCGCGAGCGCTCGCCTACCTGATCGATCTGGGCATCCGCCTCCTGGCGATGTTCGCGCTGTTCATGCTGCTGGCGTTCCTCGGCCAGATCGGTACGGGACTGGGCCTGCTGCTCACCTTCATCACCACCTGGTGGTACATGGTGCTCTTCGAAGTCCTCAACCAGGGCCGCTCACCCGGCAAGCAGATGATGGGGCTGCGCGTGGTGCACGATGACGGCACCCCCATCGGCTGGTCCGCCTCCCTGCTGCGCAATCTGCTGCGCTTCGCTGACATCCTGCCCTTCGGCTACACCCTGGGGCTGCTCAGTTGTCTTTCCAACCCCGCCTTCAAACGCCTGGGTGATCTCGCCGCCGGAACGCTGGTCATCTACCGCGACCCGCCGCCCAGCCGTCCACAACTGCCGGAAACAGCCCCGGAACTGGCGCCGTGGCCGTTGAGCCTGGAAGAACAGCGCGCGGTAATGAGCTTCGCCGAACGTGCCGGCAATCTGTCCGCAGCGCGCCGCGAAGAGTTGGCTGGCATCCTCGCCGAGCCGCTGGGCGTTGAGCACGACCATGCCGAAGCACGCCTCAATGCCATTGCAAGCGGCCTGTTGGGCAATGGCCGGGGGCTCGCATGA
- a CDS encoding AAA family ATPase, whose translation MSEQTPDQASPSSNPAAQRQRASQLAQALRHELQKALIGQQGVIDDVLTALLAGGHVLIEGVPGLGKTLLVRALARCFDGGFARIQFTPDLMPSDVTGHAVYDLATEQFKLRKGPVFTNLLLADEINRAPAKTQAALLEVMQERQVTLEGRALPVPQPFMVLATQNPIEQEGTYPLPEAELDRFMLKLRIDYPQEAEEQTLVRQVTRSARSDMLDVAPIRALLKEKDVLALQRIAADLPIDDQVLDYAVRIARTTRNWPGLALGAGPRASIALVRCARARALLRGGDFVVPDDIKGSALAVLRHRVRLSPELDIEGLSVDQVLQQLLDQVPAPRV comes from the coding sequence ATGAGCGAACAGACACCTGATCAAGCCAGCCCGTCGTCTAACCCGGCCGCCCAGCGCCAACGCGCCAGTCAACTGGCCCAGGCGCTGCGCCATGAACTGCAGAAGGCCCTGATCGGCCAGCAGGGCGTGATCGACGATGTATTGACCGCGCTGCTCGCCGGCGGCCATGTCCTCATCGAGGGCGTGCCGGGGCTGGGCAAAACCCTGCTCGTGCGTGCCCTCGCCCGCTGCTTCGACGGCGGCTTCGCACGCATCCAGTTCACCCCCGACCTGATGCCCAGCGACGTTACCGGCCACGCGGTCTATGACCTCGCCACCGAGCAGTTCAAGCTGCGCAAGGGGCCGGTGTTCACCAACCTGCTGCTGGCGGATGAAATCAACCGCGCCCCGGCCAAGACCCAGGCGGCACTGCTGGAAGTGATGCAGGAACGCCAGGTCACGCTGGAAGGCCGCGCCCTGCCCGTGCCGCAACCATTCATGGTTCTGGCGACCCAGAACCCCATCGAACAGGAAGGCACCTACCCGCTGCCCGAGGCGGAGCTGGATCGCTTCATGCTCAAGCTGCGCATCGACTACCCCCAGGAAGCCGAGGAGCAGACCCTGGTGCGGCAGGTCACCCGCTCGGCGCGCAGCGACATGCTAGACGTCGCGCCGATCCGCGCGCTGCTCAAGGAAAAGGACGTGCTGGCGCTGCAGAGGATCGCGGCGGACCTGCCCATCGACGACCAGGTGCTGGACTACGCCGTGCGCATCGCCCGCACCACCCGCAACTGGCCGGGCCTGGCGCTGGGCGCGGGCCCGCGCGCGTCCATCGCCCTGGTGCGCTGCGCCCGCGCACGGGCACTGCTGCGCGGTGGAGACTTCGTAGTCCCCGATGACATCAAGGGCAGCGCCCTGGCAGTACTGCGTCATCGCGTGCGCCTGTCGCCGGAACTGGATATCGAGGGCCTGTCGGTCGACCAGGTACTGCAACAACTGCTCGATCAGGTACCGGCGCCGCGCGTATGA
- a CDS encoding DUF4129 domain-containing protein produces MRLTDASVAIRPRSPWEALDLGILLSRRHAGILMASWALVSLPVFVLLSALLWNHSSWAILLFWWLKPAFERLPLYILSRALFNDAPTLKQALRAFPGLLRNQLLPSLLWRRFSPTRSFDLPVLQLEELKGQARSQRLVVLGQRNAGGAGWLTVVGLLFELALWLGLSALLYLLLPQQWVSDWKWQSLVSIAQTEWVWVEHLSNLLYALLLIVWEPVYVACGFTLYLNRRTELEAWDVELVFRRLRQRLIGSAYALLLVIAACLAPLPGTSAWAATASQSCPLPDQNPDGPQAPRLLNQALTSDQSRHEVDAILGAPPFRNSNTVTRWRLTDPKEAKSKPQNSSQDQSLKEFFDALEHWQVFKSLAQIIEVLLWGTLLSVIVLLVWRYRQWLVLFAGRIGLPQSPRREVPSVLFGLELAPQSLPDDVASEAERLWDEQPRAALGLLYRALLSRLLHDFRMPLRDSTTEGEVLAQVDDLDNPPLARFAHALTLQWQALAYGHRPPQEGLKQRLCGEWRNLFGNEVRA; encoded by the coding sequence ATGCGCCTGACTGACGCCAGCGTCGCCATCCGCCCGCGCAGCCCGTGGGAAGCGCTGGACCTCGGCATCCTCCTGTCACGCCGCCACGCCGGAATATTGATGGCTAGCTGGGCACTGGTCAGCCTGCCGGTGTTCGTCCTGCTCAGCGCACTGCTGTGGAACCATTCGAGCTGGGCGATCCTGCTGTTCTGGTGGCTCAAACCGGCGTTCGAACGCCTGCCGCTGTACATCCTGTCGCGCGCGCTGTTCAACGATGCACCGACACTGAAACAGGCCCTGCGCGCCTTCCCCGGCCTGCTCCGCAACCAGTTGCTGCCCAGCCTGCTATGGCGCCGCTTCAGCCCCACGCGCAGCTTCGATCTGCCGGTGCTGCAGCTCGAAGAACTGAAGGGCCAGGCGCGCAGCCAGCGCCTTGTCGTGCTCGGCCAGCGCAATGCAGGCGGCGCCGGCTGGCTCACCGTAGTCGGCCTGCTGTTCGAACTGGCACTGTGGCTCGGACTCTCGGCGCTGCTATATCTGCTGCTGCCACAGCAGTGGGTCTCGGACTGGAAATGGCAGTCGCTGGTCAGCATCGCCCAGACCGAATGGGTGTGGGTGGAGCATCTGAGCAACCTGCTCTACGCCCTGTTGCTGATCGTCTGGGAGCCCGTCTATGTCGCCTGCGGCTTCACCCTTTACCTGAATCGTCGCACCGAGCTGGAAGCCTGGGATGTCGAACTGGTCTTCCGCCGCCTGCGCCAACGCCTGATCGGCAGTGCGTATGCCCTGCTGCTGGTTATTGCCGCCTGCCTCGCGCCGCTGCCAGGCACCTCCGCATGGGCAGCCACCGCTAGTCAGAGCTGCCCACTGCCCGACCAGAACCCCGATGGGCCCCAAGCCCCGCGTCTGCTGAACCAGGCCTTGACCAGCGACCAGTCTCGTCACGAAGTGGACGCGATTCTCGGCGCACCGCCCTTCCGCAATAGCAACACAGTCACCCGCTGGCGGCTGACCGATCCCAAGGAAGCCAAGAGCAAGCCCCAGAACTCCAGCCAGGACCAGAGCCTGAAGGAATTCTTCGATGCGCTGGAACACTGGCAGGTTTTCAAGTCCCTCGCCCAGATCATCGAAGTGCTGCTATGGGGCACGCTGCTCAGTGTCATCGTGCTGCTGGTGTGGCGATACCGTCAGTGGCTAGTGCTGTTCGCCGGCCGCATTGGCCTGCCGCAAAGTCCGCGACGAGAAGTGCCAAGCGTCCTGTTCGGCCTCGAACTCGCACCGCAAAGCCTGCCCGACGACGTCGCCAGCGAGGCCGAGCGCCTGTGGGACGAACAGCCGCGCGCCGCGCTGGGGCTGCTTTACCGCGCCCTGCTGAGCCGGCTGCTGCATGACTTCCGCATGCCGTTGCGCGACTCCACCACCGAGGGTGAAGTGCTGGCGCAAGTCGACGACCTCGACAACCCGCCGCTGGCCCGCTTTGCCCATGCGCTGACCCTGCAATGGCAGGCACTCGCCTACGGCCATCGACCGCCGCAGGAAGGTCTGAAGCAACGCCTGTGCGGTGAGTGGCGCAACCTGTTCGGCAACGAGGTACGCGCATGA
- a CDS encoding DUF975 family protein, with product MQDITSQNPYSPPQSNLGPSAAPGSVPSIAEALNRGYDFRIGDLLGEAWRLTKGTKGMIVSGFIVYMVIVQVISFVLGMALGLSYVASGTEAGMGMAVLQMVAGVFAAAVGYPFLAGINMLGIRRAADQPLSFNEMFGHFGLFVPLFITGLVMTLLIYLGLLILVLPGIYLSVAYILAIPLVVERKLSPWQALETSRKAITQHWFKVFGMFLALGVIVLVSAIPLGIGLVWTLPLAIIAIGVLYRTIFGVLPLPN from the coding sequence ATGCAAGACATCACGTCGCAGAATCCCTATAGCCCGCCGCAGAGCAATCTCGGACCGAGCGCAGCGCCCGGCTCGGTTCCCTCCATCGCCGAGGCCCTGAACCGCGGCTACGACTTCCGCATCGGCGACCTGCTGGGCGAAGCCTGGCGCCTGACCAAAGGCACCAAGGGCATGATCGTATCCGGCTTCATCGTCTACATGGTGATAGTGCAGGTCATCAGCTTCGTCCTGGGCATGGCTCTGGGCCTGAGCTACGTCGCCAGCGGCACCGAAGCCGGCATGGGCATGGCAGTGCTGCAAATGGTGGCGGGCGTATTCGCCGCGGCGGTGGGCTACCCGTTCCTCGCCGGCATCAACATGCTCGGCATCCGCCGCGCCGCGGACCAGCCGCTCTCCTTCAACGAAATGTTCGGCCACTTCGGCCTGTTCGTTCCGCTGTTTATCACCGGTCTGGTGATGACGCTGCTGATCTACCTCGGTCTGCTGATCCTCGTGCTGCCCGGCATCTACCTGAGCGTGGCCTATATCCTGGCCATCCCTCTCGTGGTGGAACGCAAGCTCAGCCCGTGGCAAGCGCTGGAGACTTCGCGCAAGGCCATCACCCAGCACTGGTTCAAGGTCTTCGGCATGTTCCTGGCGCTCGGCGTAATCGTGCTGGTCAGCGCCATTCCGCTGGGCATCGGGCTGGTCTGGACGCTGCCGCTGGCAATCATCGCGATCGGCGTGCTCTACCGCACCATCTTCGGCGTGCTGCCACTGCCCAATTGA
- the sbcB gene encoding exodeoxyribonuclease I: MTASIFWYDYETTGIDPRRDRPLQVAGIRTDESLNEIGESLNLYCRPSDDILPHPAACLVTGITPERLESQGLGEAEFMTRLHAELAQPGTCVAGYNTLRFDDEVTRYSLYRNFFDPYAREWQGGNSRWDLIDMVRTAYALRPEGIVWPQQDGNVTLKLERLTEANGIDHGQAHDALSDVRATIALARLIRERQPKLYDYLYRLRSKQGVLDQIRLHEPLVHISGRFSGARHYLSVVLPLGWHPRNRNALIVCDLAADPAPLLALDADTLRQRLYTRRDALAEGQLPVPLKLLHINRCPVVAPLNVLRPQDRERIGIDLDGCLATAQRLLQAKSLWQDKLAPIYTEESFSASEDPEQQLYDGFIGDRDRRLCEQVRQADPERLAKEQWPFDDPRLPELLFRYRARNFPETLSTTEQQQWRDFCRQRLNAAEWGAPNTLENFDSAMGEHIANASADDRAVLEAWAKYALALRERYGL; the protein is encoded by the coding sequence ATGACCGCCAGCATCTTCTGGTACGACTACGAAACCACCGGCATCGACCCGCGCCGCGACCGCCCGCTGCAGGTGGCCGGCATCCGCACGGACGAGAGCCTCAACGAGATCGGCGAGTCGCTGAACCTCTATTGCCGGCCCAGCGATGACATCCTTCCGCATCCCGCCGCCTGCCTGGTGACCGGCATTACGCCGGAGCGCCTGGAAAGCCAGGGACTGGGCGAAGCCGAGTTCATGACTCGCCTGCATGCGGAGCTGGCGCAACCGGGAACCTGCGTCGCGGGCTACAACACCCTGCGTTTCGACGACGAAGTCACGCGCTACAGCCTGTATCGCAACTTCTTCGATCCCTACGCGCGCGAGTGGCAGGGCGGCAACAGCCGCTGGGATCTGATCGACATGGTGCGCACTGCCTATGCGCTGCGGCCGGAGGGTATCGTCTGGCCACAGCAGGACGGTAACGTGACGCTGAAGCTGGAGCGCCTGACCGAAGCGAACGGTATCGATCACGGGCAGGCTCACGATGCCCTTTCCGACGTGCGTGCGACCATCGCCCTGGCGCGGTTGATCCGCGAACGCCAGCCGAAGCTGTATGACTATCTTTATCGCCTGCGCAGCAAGCAGGGCGTGCTCGATCAGATTCGCCTGCACGAACCGCTGGTACATATCTCCGGGCGCTTCTCCGGGGCGCGGCACTATCTGTCGGTCGTCCTGCCGCTGGGCTGGCATCCGCGCAACCGTAATGCGCTGATCGTCTGCGACCTGGCTGCCGATCCCGCGCCACTGCTGGCGCTCGATGCAGATACCTTGCGTCAGCGCCTCTATACCCGCCGGGATGCCTTGGCCGAAGGGCAGTTGCCGGTGCCGCTGAAGCTTCTGCACATCAATCGCTGCCCGGTGGTTGCACCGCTGAACGTGCTGCGCCCGCAAGACCGCGAACGCATCGGCATCGATCTGGACGGCTGCCTGGCGACAGCGCAGCGGCTGCTCCAGGCCAAGTCTCTCTGGCAGGACAAACTTGCACCGATCTATACCGAGGAAAGTTTCTCCGCATCGGAAGATCCGGAGCAGCAGTTGTATGACGGATTTATCGGTGACCGTGATCGGCGATTGTGTGAACAGGTGCGCCAGGCGGACCCGGAGCGGCTGGCGAAAGAGCAATGGCCGTTCGACGATCCGCGACTGCCGGAACTTCTGTTCCGATACAGGGCGCGTAATTTCCCGGAAACTTTGTCTACCACGGAACAGCAACAATGGCGTGATTTCTGTCGTCAGCGCCTGAATGCCGCGGAGTGGGGCGCTCCCAATACTCTGGAGAACTTCGACAGCGCAATGGGCGAGCACATTGCCAATGCCAGTGCGGATGATCGTGCGGTGCTCGAAGCCTGGGCCAAATATGCACTCGCATTGCGCGAGCGCTACGGCCTCTAG
- a CDS encoding PilZ domain-containing protein: MRHQRHIERHQLPYYLKVFNSITDKPMGYLGNVSLDGLLLISQLPMLVGGRFDMRLKIPGHDGKLQLIEFSATCQWCREDVNPGNFDSGFSLVAPPAEYVELVEALRRYFSFRRQVESV; the protein is encoded by the coding sequence ATGCGTCATCAACGACATATCGAGCGCCATCAGCTGCCTTACTACCTGAAGGTGTTCAACAGCATCACCGACAAACCGATGGGCTACCTGGGCAATGTGTCGCTGGACGGGCTGTTGCTGATCAGCCAACTGCCGATGCTGGTGGGCGGCCGCTTCGACATGCGCCTGAAGATTCCCGGCCATGACGGCAAGCTGCAACTGATCGAATTCTCCGCGACGTGCCAATGGTGCCGCGAAGACGTCAACCCGGGCAATTTCGACTCGGGCTTCAGCCTTGTGGCGCCGCCGGCGGAGTACGTCGAGCTGGTCGAAGCGCTGCGCCGTTATTTCAGTTTTCGCCGTCAGGTGGAGTCGGTCTGA